A window of the Brassica napus cultivar Da-Ae chromosome A2, Da-Ae, whole genome shotgun sequence genome harbors these coding sequences:
- the LOC106432447 gene encoding uncharacterized protein LOC106432447, with protein MHKYEGIKERPKAKDIVQIKRNDYGCEISDSLAWDSREYAVNAVRGIPEESYGKIPKYLHMLREANPGTHSSYKTDVDGRFRYLFIAFGQSIRGFNTVMRRVIVVDGTFLKSKFKGVLLVATAIDGNSNLYPITFGIVDSENEQSWEWFMRELKVVVADDNGLAFISDRQVSIAKAVEKVYPLARHGICIHHLLNNVISYFKRKGLAGLISKASKAYRVVDFKKTFAHVCNISPAIGTYLMEADVKKWARCQFHGYRYDIRTNNPAESINSALRSPREFPVIPLLDSIREMLTRWFFKRKKLISKHTHRLTVDVEEKIDRRIGKGKTFGVYPVTDSQLLVKGDTIDCFVDLDKRTCSCGKYDLSKIPCRHAIKAGFFVGREPYTLTDFLYTTGAWREAYQESINPISVPEDGWSVPQVVENSEVLPPETRRSLGRNRKRRYETVEDKIRSSQGSQGGQSRKCSRCGLGGHNRATCKMPI; from the coding sequence ATGCATAAATATGAAGGTATCAAGGAAAGGCCTAAAGCGAAAGATATTGTTCAGATTAAGCGTAATGATTATGGATGTGAGATCTCTGATTCTTTAGCATGGGATTCCCGTGAATATGCAGTCAACGCTGTTAGAGGTATTCCAGAGGAAAGTTATGggaaaataccaaaatatttgCACATGCTGCGAGAGGCCAATCCGGGTACACATTCCTCTTACAAGACTGACGTCGATGGTAGATTTCGATATCTGTTTATAGCGTTTGGTCAATCGATCAGAGGCTTTAACACAGTCATGAGGCGTGTCATTGTTGTCGATGGAACATTCTTGAAGAGTAAATTCAAAGGGGTGCTACTGGTTGCAACTGCTATAGAtggaaattcaaatttatatcctATTACATTTGGGATAGTAGACTCTGAGAATGAGCagtcttgggaatggtttatgaGAGAATTAAAAGTTGTTGTTGCTGATGATAATGGTTTGGCTTTTATTTCGGATAGACAAGTGTCAATAGCGAAGGCAGTGGAGAAAGTGTATCCGCTAGCGAGACATGgtatttgtattcatcatttgttgaataatgtgaTATCATATTTCAAGAGGAAGGGATTAGCTGGGTTGATTTCTAAGGCTTCAAAGGCTTATAGAGTGGTTGATTTCAAGAAGACGTTTGCTCATGTTTGCAATATCAGTCCAGCAATTGGAACGTATCTTATGGAAGCAGATGTCAAAAAGTGGGCTAGATGTCAATTTCATGGATACAGGTATGACATTAGGACAAACAATCCTGCAGAGTCGATAAATTCTGCGTTGCGTTCGCCGAGAGAGTTTCCCGTAATTCCTTTGTTGGACAGTATTAGAGAAATGCTGACACGTTGGTTTTTTAAGCGTAAGAAGTTGATTTCAAAGCACACCCACCGTTTGACCGTAGATGTGGAGGAAAAGATTGATAGGAGAATTGGAAAGGGGAAAACTTTCGGAGTTTACCCTGTAACCGATAGCCAGCTGCTTGTTAAAGGCGATACAATTGACTGCTTTGTTGATTTGGACAAACGGACTTGTTCTTGTGGGAAGTACGACCTTTCGAAAATCCCTTGTAGACACGCAATAAAAGCTGGTTTCTTTGTTGGTAGAGAACCATATACATTGACTGATTTTTTGTATACCACGGGAGCTTGGAGAGAAGCTTATCAAGAAAGCATAAATCCCATTTCCGTTCCTGAAGATGGTTGGTCTGTCCCACAAGTTGTGGAAAATTCTGAAGTGCTACCGCCTGAGACAAGAAGATCTCTTGGAAGAAATAGAAAACGCAGATATGAAACTGTTGAAGACAAAATCCGATCATCACAAGGATCACAGGGGGGTCAGTCTCGTAAGTGCAGTAGATGTGGTCTTGGTGGTCATAATAGAGCAACTTGCAAGATGCCAATATAG
- the LOC106393310 gene encoding uncharacterized protein LOC106393310 isoform X1, giving the protein MATTVAGLSPVIAPIYSPITNRKPISFYKPHLLSYKQSPISSLHSSRTARVIELTRKQRNRSCSVCWSLTDEEEPKGSSEGQVASVDIKLPRRSLLVEFSCNSCGERTKRLINQLAYERGLVFVQCGGCLQHHQLVDNLGLIVEYDFRQKTSKDLGLDQV; this is encoded by the exons ATGGCGACTACGGTGGCCGGTTTATCTCCGGTTATCGCTCCAATTTATTCTCCGATAACTAACCGGAAGCCAATCAGCTTCTACAAGCCGCATCTTCTCTCGTACAAACAAAGCCCTATATCGTCTCTACACAG CTCGAGAACTGCTCGTGTGATTGAATTGACACGCAAGCAAAGGAACCGGTCGTGTTCTGTTTGTTGGTCTCTCACTGATGAAGAAGAACCAAAGGGTTCCTCAGAG GGACAGGTTGCTTCTGTAGATATTAAACTACCAAGAAGAAGTTTGCTTGTGGAGTTCAGTTGCAACTCATGCGGAGAAAGAACAAAGCGGCTTATCAATCAGCTGGCTTATGAACGTGGCCTTGTCTTTGTCCAG TGTGGTGGATGTCTTCAGCATCATCAACTGGTTGACAATCTTGGTCTCATTGTTGAGTACGACTTCCGTCAAAAAACCTCCAAGGATTTGGGATTAGATCAAGTTTGA
- the LOC106393302 gene encoding tRNA(adenine(34)) deaminase, chloroplastic-like, translating into MFNTYTNSVLWPRNHHGYSSLLPERSESHRFAKPSPKCCCAASLSRCCCCSYSAPSFVKPKVSINPGFVLYGLRQSTLIQWPRRLMIGVNRTRLLGCEDDLHCCDSEVYPSCGVARRNRRFRVRVSDESNECCEDDVEAMISFLSEEVVGEGRNCSRVEEKREVRKVEAFGRVKREGVERPQGFGRQEYRRNGVRENVKLEEKKYECEHCGGRKKKSQLESETRRGSKLVTGGENFRRKEEREVRPTRTKSSSCSSYYSLASSGDFESDAEDEEEEEEDVEFRRENLRNSEKRFVEQSAKGMKSRKEVSQVHSRRKRDESSSYGKQVFEEGENSNQAVTTNQRRRRKQISQTGNRVSESTGNYEEDMEIHEIHVNDVETNSQNQKIFGEREDERVHSIVNDSERENIGSSQQQVKERFGARYSSEERVSEMRRRTKYSSSQEEGIHMRQNVPKPINNRQPPVEERISMQAGMGTSTERFSGSSESYNTNIKNTYVSQSEEQIRNHEVNAGVVSGLQSEERQQDYHIEQNPSQTMQSDRTSVSVSHTSDVVRYTEIQRKSEKRLIGQESTTTVQMDSKAGKSGANSTKEGQKALELQSSQGKLSEEPSSSQSSLTLVSGNRMQLVDLVSEEMRGSETTLIPPTSQLVSRGSGKSYGSGGAFIQESSQGTSETGYPTAFEHPGGAGAIVNSQSAGELMGFRTQEDALGSAQRLEQSSEKFIGEFLKKAKHEVSTSETEERRAESNQLKRRDSRRSSGGSGAKGPSDEMWVTDSAQSTPQPVPTEGNAAEGNAIVKRNGRSLWSVIADIARLRWGSRAGSPTSSAKPTGKSSPNESVSSATWFSGREHDGSSEDNTKAERVSPQEAALPGQSEVSQTSSRSQFESSDATERKQQSGRHEGVVSSPPSTILEGGSASYRMPSTSDNQIVGVDEVDEGREFEFRLSETASTEVPMRLPSRNLIRSPAIKDPSESSPPEVPPDQNVPVGEGRRYRARVPEMDAEEKPLIFPARSLRSPVVKGPSKSLPSMVSGSSSLRGQVEQQQPLSAKSQEETGSTSTGSPLTQRKLQRKKQVVRDSFEEWEEAYRVEADRRTVDEIFMKEALVEAKKAADMWEVPVGAVLVHDGKIIARGYNLVEDLRDSTAHAEMICIREGSKALRSWRLADTTLYVTLEPCPMCAGAILQARVNTLVWGAPNKLLGADGSWIRLFPGGEGNGSEVSEKPPPPVHPFHPKMTIRRGVLESECAQTMQQFFQLRRKKKDKDSDPPAPTDHHHHHHPSKLLNKMHQILPFFCL; encoded by the exons ATGTTCAACACATACACAAACTCGGTTCTGTGGCCGAGGAATCACCATGGTTACTCCTCTTTGCTCCCCGAGAGATCTGAATCTCACCGATTCGCCAAACCGTCTCCGAAATGCTGCTGCGCTGCTTCTCTCTCGCGCTGTTGCTGCTGCTCGTACTCAGCACCCTCCTTTGTGAAGCCTAAGGTGTCGATAAACCCTGGATTCGTGCTCTATGGCCTCAGACAATCCACGCTTATTCAGTGGCCGAGGAGGTTGATGATTGGTGTGAATAGGACTCGTCTTCTGGGTTGTGAGGACGATTTGCATTGTTGTGATTCTGAGGTTTATCCTTCGTGCGGTGTCGCAAGAAGAAATcgaaggtttagggttagggtttcgGATGAATCGAATGAGTGTTGTGAAGATGATGTAGAGGCTATGATTTCGTTTTTGAGTGAGGAAGTGGTAGGTGAGGGTAGAAACTGTAGtagagttgaagagaagagggAAGTGAGAAAGGTTGAAGCTTTTGGTAGAGTTAAGAGGGAGGGAGTGGAGAGACCTCAGGGATTTGGTAGGCAGGAGTATAGGCGAAATGGGGTTAGAGAGAATGTGAAGTTAGAGGAGAAAAAATATGAGTGTGAGCATTGTGGTGGGAGGAAGAAAAAGTCTCAGCTGGAGAGTGAGACTCGGCGTGGCTCTAAGTTGGTTACTGGTGGGGAAAATTTTAGGAGGAAGGAAGAAAGAGAAGTTCGACCAACAAGGACAAAGAGTTCCAGTTGTTCATCGTATTATTCTCTTGCTTCTTCTGGGGATTTCGAGAGTGACGCTGAggatgaagaggaggaggaggaggatgtggAGTTTCGTCGCGAGAACTTGAGAAATTCAGAGAAGAGGTTTGTTGAACAGTCAGCCAAAGGAATGAAATCTAGAAAGGAAGTCTCTCAGGTGCATTCGAGGAGGAAGAGGGACGAGAGTTCGAGCTATGGCAAGCAGGTATTTGAGGAAGGGGAAAATTCAAACCAGGCAGTGACTACGaaccagagaagaagaagaaagcagaTTAGTCAAACTGGTAACAGAGTGTCTGAGTCGACGGGAAATTACGAAGAAGATATGGAAATTCATGAGATCCATGTTAACGATGTGGAGACGAATTCCCAAAATCAAAAGATCTTTGGTGAAAGGGAGGACGAGAGAGTCCACTCTATTGTTAATGATTCTGAAAGAGAAAATATTGGGAGTTCTCAGCAGCAAGTGAAGGAAAGATTTGGTGCTCGTTATAGCAGTGAGGAAAGAGTGTCTGAGATGCGCAGGAGAACCAAATATAGCAGTAGCCAGGAGGAAGGTATACATATGCGCCAGAATGTTCCAAAACCGATAAATAATCGGCAACCTCCGGTGGAGGAAAGGATATCTATGCAGGCGGGTATGGGGACGAGTACTGAGCGCTTCTCTGGAAGTTCAGAAAGCTATAACACAAACATCAAAAATACTTATGTCTCGCAAAGCGAAGAACAGATTAGAAACCACGAAGTAAATGCTGGCGTGGTTTCTGGATTGCAATCAGAAGAGAGACAGCAAGATTATCACATTGAACAGAATCCCTCGCAAACGATGCAATCTGATAGAACTTCAGTGTCTGTCTCTCATACTAGTGATGTAGTAAGGTATACAGAAATTCAGAGAAAATCCGAGAAGAGGCTAATTGGTCAAGAAAGTACTACAACTGTGCAAATGGACAGCAAAGCAGGAAAAAGCGGTGCTAACTCGACAAAAGAAGGTCAAAAGGCCTTGGAGTTGCAAAGTTCTCAAGGAAAGCTCTCTGAAGAGCCCTCCAGTTCACAGTCATCTTTGACTTTGGTATCTGGAAACAGAATGCAGCTGGTAGATTTGGTTTCAGAGGAGATGCGAGGATCTGAAACAACACTGATTCCTCCTACTTCTCAGCTAGTAAGCAGAGGCTCAGGAAAAAGTTATGGAAGTGGTGGAGCTTTCATTCAAGAAAGTTCTCAGGGAACATCAGAAACTGGTTATCCAACAGCCTTTGAACATCCAGGAggagcaggagctattgttaatagTCAGTCTGCTGGAGAACTGATGGGATTTAGAACACAGGAAGATGCTCTAGGTTCTGCCCAACGGTTGGAACAGTCATCAGAGAAATTTATTGGGGAGTTTCTGAAGAAGGCCAAGCATGAAGTATCAACTTCAGAGACTGAGGAGCGAAGAGCTGAAAGTAATCAGTTGAAGAGGCGGGACTCGAGGCGTTCATCTGGTGGTTCAGGAGCAAAGGGACCTTCAGATGAAATGTGGGTTACAGATTCTGCTCAGTCTACTCCCCAACCAGTACCCACAGAAGGCAATGCAGCAGAGGGAAACGCTATCGTCAAAAGAAATGGTAGGTCCTTGTGGAGCGTCATCGCCGATATTGCTCGGCTAAGGTGGGGCTCACGAGCTGGAAGCCCGACCTCGAGTGCAAAGCCCACTGGAAAGAGTTCACCCAACGAGTCAGTTAGCAGTGCAACATGGTTTTCTGGACGTGAGCATGACGGAAGCAGTGAGGATAACACAAAAGCGGAAAGAGTTTCGCCACAAGAAGCTGCTCTCCCAGGTCAGTCAGAAGTTAGTCAAACTTCGTCAAGGAGCCAATTTGAATCTTCTGATGCTACGGAGCGGAAGCAGCAATCTGGGAGGCATGAAGGTGTAGTCTCATCACCACCATCCACAATATTGGAAGGTGGCTCTGCATCTTATCGCATGCCTTCCACATCTGATAATCAAATTGTTGGCGTGGATGAGGTTGATGAAGGTAGAGAATTTGAGTTTCGGCTTTCTGAAACAGCTTCGACAGAGGTGCCAATGAGACTGCCAAGTCGAAATCTGATAAGATCTCCTGCTATCAAGGATCCATCAGAATCTAGTCCCCCCGAGGTACCTCCCGATCAAAACGTGCCGGTGGGAGAAGGAAGACGCTACCGGGCTCGTGTTCCTGAAATGGATGCAGAAGAAAAGCCGTTGATATTTCCAGCTCGCAGCCTAAGGTCTCCTGTTGTAAAGGGACCTTCAAAATCCCTTCCCAGCATGGTATCTGGCAGTAGTAGCTTAAGAGGGCAGGTGGAACAACAACAGCCTCTAAGCGCAAAATCCCAGGAAGAAACAGGTTCCACATCGACAGGCTCCCCATTGACACAAAGGAAACTTCAGAGGAAGAAACAGGTTGTGAGGGACAGTTTTGAAGAATGGGAAGAAGCATACAGAGTAGAAGCTGATAGGCGAACAGTTGATGAAATATTCATGAAGGAAGCGTTAGTAGAAGCTAAGAAAGCTGCTGATATGTGGGAAGTACCTGTTGGGGCTGTGCTTGTGCATGACGGGAAGATTATAGCTCGGGGTTATAACCT GGTGGAGGATCTTCGGGATTCAACCGCCCATGCAGAAATGATTTGCATTCGAGAGGGTTCCAAAGCACTTCGTTCATGGAGGCTTGCG GATACAACACTTTATGTAACACTAGAACCATGTCCAATGTGTGCGGGAGCCATACTTCAAGCAAGGGTCAACACTCTTGTGTGGGGTGCTCCCAATAAGCTTCTCGGAGCAGATGGCAGCTGGATCAG GCTGTTCCCTGGAGGCGAAGGAAATGGATCAGAAGTTTCGGAAAAGCCACCGCCTCCAGTTCACCCGTTCCATCCAAAGATGACAATCCGGCGAGGAGTTCTGGAATCAGAATGTGCTCAGACAATGCAACAGTTTTTCCagctgaggagaaagaagaaagacaagGACTCAGATCCACCGGCTCCTACcgatcatcaccatcatcatcatccgtCGAAACTCCTTAACAAGATGCATCAAATCTTACCCTTCTTCTGTCTGTAG
- the LOC106420320 gene encoding phosphate transporter PHO1 homolog 1-like — translation MVKFTKQFEGQLVPEWKDAFVDFSQLKKDLKKIHLLTNGVENKHTETSLIKTIKSSLGNISLFGNKEREHSRAIKVHRKLASSGSNSDVYETELLEKVADDTHAAKEFFTCLDTQLNKVNQFYKTKEKEFLERGECLKKQMEILIELKDAFKQKQANGESSQESKEDDSISCTILCEEDSIRSRSEQTELQESCLEDLENNGTEALESSRSEEQIKINNENSKLRTVSGRVFSCQGKNLTIKIPLTNPSRTFSAISYMIKEDLINQSSSKKSGPDGVNKLRISKKKLSHAEKMIKGALTELYKGLNYLKTYRNLNMLAFMNILKKFDKVTGKQILPIYLKVVESSYFNSSDKVINLSDEVEEWFIKHFAGENRRKAMKYLKPHHRKESHSVTFFIGLFTGCFVALLAGYIIVAHLTGMYRKYPENTFYMETAYPVLSMFGLLFLHLFLYGCNIFMWRKARINYSFIFELESENELKFRDVFLICTASMSVITGVMFAHLSLLAKGYSFGQVQVIPGLLLLVFFLILICPINIFYKSSRYRLISVIRNIVFSPLYKVLMLDFFMADQLCSQVPMLRNLEYIACYYMTGSYATQDYGYCMRVKYYRDLAYAVSFLPYYWRAMQCARRWFDEGETSHLVNLGKYVSAMLAAGTKVAYEKERSIGWLCLVVAMSSIATIYQLYWDFVKDWGLLQRNSNNRWLRNQLMLRQKYIYYFSMVLNLVLRLAWLQTVLHSSFEHVDYRVTGLFLAALEVIRRGHWNFYRLENEHLNNAGKFRAVKTVPLPFREVDEED, via the exons ATGGTGAAGTTCACTAAGCAGTTTGAGGGGCAGCTTGTGCCTGAATGGAAAGACGCCTTTGTCGATTTCTCTCAGCTCAAGAAAGACCTCAAGAAAATCCATTTGCTAACCAATGGAGTTGAGAACAAACACACAGAAACTTCTCTCATCAAAACGATCAAGTCTTCTTTAGGAAACATTTCCCTTTTCGGTAACAAGGAACGGGAACACTCTAGAGCCATCAAA gtTCATAGAAAGCTTGCTTCTTCAGGAAGTAACAGTGACGTGTATGAGACGGAACTTCTGGAGAAGGTTGCTGATGATACCCATGCTGCGAAAGAGTTCTTCACGTGTCTGGACACACAGCTTAACAAAGTGAATCAGTTCTACAAGACCAAGGAGAAAGAGTTCTTGGAGAGAGGAGAGTGCTTGAAGAAGCAAATGGAGATACTCATTGAGCTAAAAGATGCTTTTAAACAAAAGCAAGCCAATGGAGAGTCTAGTCAAGAATCAAAAGAAGATGACTCCATATCATGCACCATCCTATGTG AGGAAGACTCTATCAGGAGCAGATCAGAGCAAACAGAGCTTCAAGAATCTTGCTTAGAGGATTTGGAAAACAATGGGACAGAAGCATTGGAGTCTTCTAGATCAGAAGaacaaatcaaaatcaacaACGAGAACTCGAAGTTGAGGACGGTTTCTGGTCGAGTTTTCAGCTGCCAGGGGAAGAATCTCACGATAAAGATTCCACTGACAAACCCTTCTCGTACATTCTCAGCTATAAGTTACATGATCAAAGAAGATTTGATAAACCAATCATCGTCGAAGAAAAGTGGTCCAGATGGAGTAAACAAGCTAAGAATCAGCAAGAAAAAACTAAGTCACGCCGAGAAGATGATCAAAGGTGCTTTAACAGAACTCTACAAAGGGTTGAATTATCTCAAAACTTACAGAAACTTGAACATGTTAGCCTTCATGAACATTCTCAAAAAATTCGATAAG GTTACTGGAAAACAAATCCTTCCAATATATCTCAAAGTGGTTGAAAGTTCTTACTTCAACAGTTCAGACAAG GTAATAAATCTATCAGACGAAGTTGAAGAGTGGTTCATCAAGCACTTCGCAGGAGAAAATCGCAGAAAGGCAATGAAATATCTGAAACCGCACCACCGTAAAGAGTCTCACTCTGTCACCTTCTTCATTG GTCTATTCACTGGTTGCTTTGTTGCTCTTCTTGCTGGCTACATCATTGTGGCTCATTTGACTGGAATGTATAGAAAATACCCTGAGAACACTTTCTACATGGAAACTGCATATCCTGTACTAAG CATGTTTGGGCTCTTGTTTCTACATTTATTCTTATATGGTTGCAACATATTTATGTGGCGAAAAGCAAGGATAAACTATAGTTTCATATTCGAACTTGAGTCCGAAAATGAGCTCAAGTTCAGAGATGTGTTCTTGATATGTACCGCTTCAATGTCTGTGATAACCGGTGTCATGTTTGCTCATCTCTCGCTTCTCGCAAAAGGTTACTCCTTTGGACAAGTTCAAGTGATCCCTGGACTTTTATTACTG GTCTTCTTCTTAATACTTATTTGTCCCATAAACATTTTCTACAAATCAAGTCGTTACCGGCTTATATCAGTCATCAGAAACATTGTCTTCTCACCTCTTTACAAAGTCTTGATGCTCGATTTCTTCATGGCTGATCAACTTTGCAGCCAG GTACCGATGCTAAGGAACCTTGAATACATAGCCTGCTACTATATGACAGGTAGCTACGCAACACAGGACTATGGATATTGTATGAGAGTCAAGTACTACAGAGATCTCGCCTATGCAGTTTCCTTCCTCCCATACTACTGGAGAGCAATGCAG TGTGCAAGGAGGTGGTTTGATGAAGGCGAAACGAGCCACCTAGTGAACCTAGGGAAGTACGTGTCAGCGATGTTAGCTGCTGGAACCAAAGTGGCTTATGAGAAAGAGAGGAGCATTGGTTGGCTCTGCCTTGTGGTGGCTATGTCAAGCATAGCCACAATTTACCAATTGTATTGGGACTTTGTAAAAGATTGGGGTTTACTTCAACGCAATTCCAACAACCGTTGGCTTAGGAACCAACTCATGCTTcgccaaaaatatatttactacttCTCCATG gttctAAATCTTGTTCTGAGGTTGGCATGGCTACAAACAGTTTTGCACTCAAGTTTTGAGCATGTGGATTACAGAGTTACAGGATTATTCTTGGCTGCTCTTGAAGTTATTAGGAGAGGACATTGGAACTTTTACAG ATTGGAGAATGAGCACCTAAATAACGCAGGGAAGTTCCGAGCTGTGAAGACAGTACCACTTCCTTTCAGAGAAGTTGATGAAGAAGACTGA
- the LOC106393310 gene encoding uncharacterized protein LOC106393310 isoform X2 produces the protein MATTVAGLSPVIAPIYSPITNRKPISFYKPHLLSYKQSPISSLHSSRTARVIELTRKQRNRSCSVCWSLTDEEEPKGSSEVASVDIKLPRRSLLVEFSCNSCGERTKRLINQLAYERGLVFVQCGGCLQHHQLVDNLGLIVEYDFRQKTSKDLGLDQV, from the exons ATGGCGACTACGGTGGCCGGTTTATCTCCGGTTATCGCTCCAATTTATTCTCCGATAACTAACCGGAAGCCAATCAGCTTCTACAAGCCGCATCTTCTCTCGTACAAACAAAGCCCTATATCGTCTCTACACAG CTCGAGAACTGCTCGTGTGATTGAATTGACACGCAAGCAAAGGAACCGGTCGTGTTCTGTTTGTTGGTCTCTCACTGATGAAGAAGAACCAAAGGGTTCCTCAGAG GTTGCTTCTGTAGATATTAAACTACCAAGAAGAAGTTTGCTTGTGGAGTTCAGTTGCAACTCATGCGGAGAAAGAACAAAGCGGCTTATCAATCAGCTGGCTTATGAACGTGGCCTTGTCTTTGTCCAG TGTGGTGGATGTCTTCAGCATCATCAACTGGTTGACAATCTTGGTCTCATTGTTGAGTACGACTTCCGTCAAAAAACCTCCAAGGATTTGGGATTAGATCAAGTTTGA